In Natronomonas halophila, one DNA window encodes the following:
- a CDS encoding branched-chain amino acid ABC transporter permease, whose product MRRRLLTDEDPKTLLAIATVVLLLIPLLFQVIFVGRLAGYHISLLTETLIFAIFASAFNLLYGYTGLLSFGHAMFVAVAGYTAAKTFTVLGAYLDLFGGVAPIATWLLAITLGIIVAGIFAVFIGYLAVQLEEIYFALITLSFSMAIYAMANQDVPGQLGAILGIGDGNFTNASDGLTFIPGDVTLFGVEFALVNLTNPLAYYFLTVFVFIASIYALWRIVQSPFGMVCKAIRENPERASAVGVNVTYHQWMTFIISGLFTGLAGAMLVVLGGNVNPQDHAYWTASAAPVVMTVIGGPLSFIGPVVGAFTYEYIRWAISQFPLLEEYWEFSFGVLLLIVVLFFDNGVAGGIDRLRDRLLGDDDGDAP is encoded by the coding sequence ATGCGCAGACGGCTGTTGACGGATGAGGACCCGAAGACGTTGTTAGCGATTGCGACGGTGGTCCTCCTGCTGATTCCGCTGCTGTTTCAGGTCATCTTCGTAGGTAGACTCGCGGGCTACCACATCTCCCTGCTTACCGAGACGCTGATCTTCGCCATCTTCGCGTCGGCGTTCAACCTGCTGTACGGGTACACCGGCCTGCTGTCGTTCGGTCACGCGATGTTCGTGGCCGTCGCCGGCTACACGGCCGCGAAGACCTTCACCGTCCTCGGGGCCTATCTCGACCTCTTCGGCGGTGTCGCGCCGATAGCCACATGGCTACTCGCGATAACCCTCGGCATCATCGTCGCCGGTATCTTCGCCGTCTTCATCGGCTATCTGGCCGTCCAACTCGAAGAGATATACTTCGCGTTGATCACGCTGTCGTTCAGTATGGCCATCTACGCGATGGCGAATCAGGACGTCCCCGGCCAACTCGGGGCAATCCTCGGCATCGGCGACGGGAACTTCACCAACGCGTCCGACGGCCTGACGTTCATCCCCGGGGACGTCACGCTCTTCGGCGTCGAGTTTGCGCTTGTCAACCTCACGAACCCGCTGGCGTACTACTTCCTGACGGTGTTCGTCTTCATCGCCAGTATCTACGCGCTGTGGCGCATCGTCCAGTCGCCGTTCGGGATGGTGTGTAAGGCCATCCGTGAGAACCCCGAACGCGCCAGCGCGGTCGGGGTCAACGTGACCTACCACCAGTGGATGACGTTCATCATCTCGGGGCTTTTCACCGGGCTGGCCGGTGCGATGCTCGTCGTCCTGGGCGGCAACGTCAACCCGCAGGACCACGCCTACTGGACGGCCTCGGCGGCGCCCGTCGTCATGACCGTCATCGGCGGGCCGTTGTCGTTCATCGGCCCCGTGGTCGGTGCGTTCACCTACGAGTACATCCGCTGGGCTATCAGTCAGTTCCCCCTGCTGGAGGAATACTGGGAGTTCTCCTTCGGCGTACTCCTGCTCATCGTCGTGCTGTTCTTCGATAACGGCGTCGCGGGCGGTATCGACCGCCTCCGTGACCGCCTCCTCGGGGACGACGACGGCGACGCTCCCTGA
- a CDS encoding ABC transporter ATP-binding protein — translation MTNVLETRGLTKEFGRLVAVDDVTVEIDSEDITSIIGPNGAGKTTFYNLLAGQYEPTAGSVHIRPRDGDELVETTGNPPHEINRLGLSRAFQINNVFEGLSVIDNVRIARISHEGRTLDVRSRARDDTELTERAHEILELTNLEDVAHEECANLSHGDVRKVEIAVALGTDPSVVLLDEPTAGMNPSETDRMVELVRDLDETTETTFVLTEHDMDVVLGISDRILVLDNGELIARGTPEDVMANERVRKAYLGIDDEEDTPDGPAGFEGGEQA, via the coding sequence ATGACTAACGTGCTCGAAACGCGGGGACTCACCAAGGAGTTCGGCCGCCTCGTCGCCGTCGACGACGTCACCGTCGAGATCGACTCCGAGGACATCACCAGCATCATCGGACCGAACGGCGCCGGCAAGACGACCTTCTACAACCTGCTTGCCGGCCAGTATGAACCGACGGCGGGGTCGGTTCACATCCGTCCCCGGGATGGCGACGAACTCGTGGAGACGACTGGCAACCCGCCCCACGAAATCAACCGCCTCGGTCTCTCGCGGGCCTTCCAGATTAACAACGTCTTCGAGGGGCTGTCGGTCATCGACAACGTCCGCATCGCCCGTATCAGCCACGAGGGACGGACCCTCGACGTACGCTCTCGTGCGCGGGACGACACCGAACTGACCGAACGGGCCCACGAGATTCTGGAGTTGACCAATCTGGAAGACGTCGCCCACGAAGAGTGCGCGAACCTCTCACACGGTGACGTCCGAAAGGTCGAAATCGCGGTCGCGCTCGGCACCGACCCCTCGGTTGTCCTGCTGGACGAACCGACCGCGGGGATGAACCCCAGCGAGACCGACCGGATGGTGGAACTGGTTCGGGACCTCGATGAGACGACCGAGACCACGTTCGTCCTGACCGAACACGACATGGACGTCGTGTTGGGCATCTCCGACCGCATCCTCGTGCTCGACAACGGCGAACTCATCGCCCGCGGCACGCCGGAGGACGTAATGGCCAACGAACGCGTCCGCAAGGCCTACCTCGGAATCGACGACGAGGAGGACACACCCGATGGACCTGCCGGGTTCGAAGGAGGTGAGCAGGCATGA
- a CDS encoding branched-chain amino acid ABC transporter permease, with protein MSFHSLVFDQIITGVSIGSRLFLVAVGLSLIFGVLDVLNFSHGVLYMVGAYMAVVAVESAVGNFFLGIVAAIVVVAVIGGILEIVFIRRLYGREEEVLDQLLLTFAFVLIITDGVRAVFGSQSRLVSAPEVLSGSVRFTSSLAIPVYRAFVIVMAVLVLAGILAALRYTNIGRIVRATTSDREMARLLGINVPKLYTGVFIVGAALAGLGGALAAPMQSVSPGLGNQVIVDAFVVVVIGGLGSFTGAFVGAMIIGLLIALGSGVAGAGVLFPFLAMIAVLVWRPTGLFGGAEA; from the coding sequence ATGTCGTTCCACTCTCTGGTCTTCGATCAGATTATCACGGGAGTCAGTATCGGGAGTCGGCTGTTTCTGGTGGCAGTCGGACTGAGCCTGATTTTCGGGGTGTTAGACGTCCTCAACTTCAGCCACGGCGTCCTCTATATGGTCGGCGCCTACATGGCCGTCGTGGCCGTCGAGAGCGCGGTCGGGAACTTCTTCCTCGGCATCGTCGCCGCAATCGTCGTCGTCGCGGTCATCGGTGGAATCCTGGAGATAGTCTTCATACGACGGTTATACGGCCGCGAAGAGGAGGTCCTCGACCAGTTGCTGTTGACCTTCGCGTTCGTGTTGATAATCACCGACGGGGTTCGGGCGGTATTCGGGTCCCAATCCCGGCTGGTCAGCGCCCCCGAGGTGTTGAGCGGCTCGGTCCGGTTCACCTCGAGCCTCGCGATTCCGGTCTATCGGGCCTTCGTCATCGTGATGGCGGTACTCGTGTTGGCCGGCATCCTCGCGGCGCTCCGGTATACGAACATCGGGCGTATCGTACGTGCGACCACGAGCGACCGTGAGATGGCACGGTTGCTCGGCATCAACGTGCCGAAGCTCTACACCGGCGTCTTCATCGTCGGCGCAGCGCTGGCCGGTCTCGGCGGCGCTCTCGCCGCGCCCATGCAATCGGTTTCGCCGGGGCTCGGCAATCAGGTCATCGTCGACGCGTTCGTCGTCGTCGTCATCGGTGGCCTCGGCTCCTTTACGGGTGCGTTCGTGGGCGCGATGATTATCGGCCTGCTCATCGCACTCGGCAGCGGCGTCGCGGGCGCGGGTGTTCTCTTTCCCTTCCTGGCGATGATCGCCGTGTTGGTCTGGCGTCCGACCGGCCTCTTCGGGGGTGCTGAAGCATGA
- a CDS encoding ABC transporter ATP-binding protein, with amino-acid sequence MNILELSEVNAYYGNSHVLFDLEMAIEENDVVTLLGRNGAGKTTTLRSITGTVPRREGRIEFRGDDISDMSVEGISKRGIKLVPEERRVFPTLTVVENIQLAHELAKDPREIEEMFEIFPVLDDLRKNQGENLSGGEQQMLSVARALVQNPDLLLLDEPTEGLAPVIVEDLREVLGDVVDRDVTVLMTEQNVDFALDLGETAYIIDKGSNVWEGPVSNLRKREDLLDEYLSVGGGEAE; translated from the coding sequence ATGAACATCCTCGAACTCTCCGAGGTGAACGCCTACTACGGCAACAGCCACGTGCTGTTCGACCTGGAGATGGCCATCGAGGAAAACGACGTCGTGACGCTGCTGGGACGGAACGGCGCCGGCAAAACGACGACCCTCCGTTCGATTACGGGGACGGTCCCGCGCCGGGAGGGCCGAATCGAGTTCCGCGGCGACGACATCAGTGACATGTCCGTCGAGGGGATCAGCAAGCGCGGCATCAAACTCGTCCCGGAGGAACGTCGGGTCTTCCCGACGCTAACCGTCGTCGAGAACATCCAACTGGCCCACGAACTCGCCAAAGACCCCCGGGAAATCGAGGAGATGTTCGAGATATTCCCCGTGCTGGACGACCTCCGGAAAAATCAGGGCGAGAACCTCTCGGGCGGCGAACAGCAGATGCTGTCGGTGGCCCGGGCGCTGGTCCAGAACCCCGACCTCCTGTTGCTCGACGAACCGACAGAGGGCCTCGCACCGGTCATCGTCGAGGACCTCCGGGAGGTCCTCGGGGACGTCGTCGACCGGGACGTGACCGTCCTGATGACCGAACAGAACGTCGATTTCGCGCTCGACCTCGGCGAGACCGCCTACATCATCGACAAGGGGTCGAACGTCTGGGAGGGCCCCGTCTCCAACCTCCGGAAACGCGAGGACCTGCTGGACGAGTACCTCTCCGTCGGGGGCGGCGAGGCGGAGTAA
- a CDS encoding ABC transporter substrate-binding protein gives MLDKHTDGSGPEENGGRAGVRRRGFLAAAGAGATAAFAGCIGDGGGDDTITLGAVYLLSGVAEQLGASSRAAAEVAVNEINEDGGIDGREVEAIFRDHGEDPQGQMRSLVQEENADLMLGLTSSGVTLNSGPTIEQLGVPFTLTDIGTPFATEPDVETYGNYYEDEGTAAAVPNLFRTNANTSINCYAIAKWINDNYGSARIANLGPDYAYGQQCWDYFKAYSDGLGAGHEYVASAFPALGASDMTPQINQVLDADPDLVFTSFWAGDVVTFVQQADEQGLFDQVDDVFDTIGADPNGFEALGDTMPEGLHYSGWYWGSAFDNPENEAFLQAYEEEYSGTDVNPYPSFTGGSSYAAPFLYKEAIEAAGSTNPDDIISEMEGMEFTGPRGTWTIDEDSHQASAPTVIGETSMDADVPYEGVGLTNTETYTLDRSTAEDLLSGSDLPPGI, from the coding sequence ATGTTAGACAAACACACGGACGGTTCGGGACCGGAAGAAAACGGCGGGCGCGCGGGCGTTCGACGCCGCGGGTTCCTGGCTGCCGCCGGGGCCGGTGCGACGGCTGCGTTCGCCGGCTGTATCGGTGATGGTGGCGGCGACGATACGATTACGCTCGGGGCAGTGTATCTGCTGTCGGGCGTGGCCGAACAGTTGGGGGCTTCCTCACGTGCGGCCGCAGAGGTCGCCGTCAACGAGATCAACGAGGACGGAGGCATCGACGGCCGGGAGGTCGAGGCCATCTTCCGGGACCACGGTGAGGACCCACAGGGCCAGATGCGAAGCCTCGTCCAGGAGGAAAACGCCGACCTCATGCTGGGGCTGACCTCCTCGGGGGTGACGTTGAACTCCGGGCCAACCATCGAGCAGTTGGGCGTGCCCTTTACGCTGACCGACATCGGGACGCCGTTCGCGACCGAACCCGACGTCGAGACCTACGGCAACTACTACGAGGACGAGGGGACGGCCGCGGCAGTGCCGAACCTCTTCCGGACGAACGCGAACACGTCCATCAACTGCTATGCCATCGCGAAGTGGATCAACGACAACTACGGGTCGGCCCGCATCGCGAACCTCGGGCCGGACTACGCCTACGGCCAGCAGTGTTGGGACTACTTCAAGGCCTACTCCGACGGACTCGGTGCCGGCCACGAGTACGTCGCCTCGGCGTTCCCCGCCCTCGGTGCCAGCGACATGACGCCGCAGATCAATCAGGTACTCGACGCCGACCCCGACCTCGTGTTCACGAGTTTTTGGGCCGGCGACGTCGTCACCTTCGTCCAGCAGGCCGACGAGCAGGGCCTGTTCGACCAGGTCGACGACGTCTTCGACACCATCGGCGCCGACCCCAACGGCTTCGAAGCCCTCGGCGATACGATGCCCGAAGGCCTACACTACTCCGGGTGGTACTGGGGGTCGGCCTTCGACAATCCCGAAAACGAGGCGTTCCTCCAGGCGTACGAGGAGGAATACTCGGGGACCGACGTCAACCCGTACCCGTCCTTTACAGGCGGCAGTTCCTACGCGGCTCCCTTCCTCTACAAGGAGGCCATCGAGGCCGCCGGCAGCACGAACCCCGACGACATCATCTCCGAGATGGAGGGCATGGAGTTCACGGGCCCGCGCGGAACGTGGACCATCGACGAGGACAGCCATCAGGCCTCGGCGCCGACGGTCATCGGTGAGACGTCGATGGACGCCGACGTGCCCTACGAGGGCGTCGGCCTGACCAACACCGAGACCTACACCCTCGACCGGAGTACCGCCGAGGACCTGCTGTCCGGAAGCGACCTCCCGCCGGGTATCTAA
- a CDS encoding 2-amino-3,7-dideoxy-D-threo-hept-6-ulosonate synthase, translated as MTTGTAARLDRIGTDGRYVTVPMDHGITLGPVKGLKDVESTIDAVTRGGADSVLTQKGIADRVHGNTNGAGYIVHLNGSTVIGPDSNDKRTTGSVKSAIRAGADAVSFHFNVGSDYEPEQMSELAEVTEEAAEYGIPVLAMTYARGPGIEGDDPEALGHAVRLGEELGADLIKTGYSGDAESFEHVCESTSLPVLIAGGSPDGDLAALQDVRGAMDAGGAGVSMGRTIFQHDDPEKMARAVSLVVHDDLSAEDALERSGLAVEA; from the coding sequence ATGACAACAGGGACCGCTGCACGCCTCGACCGCATCGGCACGGACGGCCGCTACGTCACCGTGCCGATGGACCACGGCATCACACTCGGGCCCGTCAAAGGCCTGAAAGACGTCGAATCGACCATCGACGCCGTCACCCGCGGCGGCGCCGACTCCGTACTGACCCAGAAGGGCATCGCCGACCGCGTCCACGGCAACACGAACGGCGCGGGCTATATCGTCCATCTCAACGGCTCGACGGTTATCGGCCCGGACTCCAACGACAAACGGACGACCGGCTCGGTAAAGTCGGCCATCCGCGCCGGCGCCGACGCCGTCTCCTTCCACTTCAACGTCGGCTCCGATTACGAACCCGAACAGATGTCGGAACTCGCCGAAGTGACCGAGGAGGCCGCCGAATACGGCATTCCCGTGCTGGCGATGACCTACGCCCGCGGCCCCGGCATCGAGGGCGACGACCCCGAAGCCCTCGGCCACGCCGTCCGCCTCGGCGAGGAACTGGGCGCTGACCTCATCAAGACGGGCTACAGCGGCGATGCCGAGTCCTTCGAGCACGTCTGTGAATCGACCTCGCTGCCCGTCCTCATCGCCGGTGGGTCGCCGGACGGCGACCTCGCGGCCCTGCAGGACGTCCGCGGCGCGATGGACGCCGGCGGCGCTGGCGTCTCGATGGGGCGGACGATTTTCCAGCACGACGACCCAGAAAAGATGGCGCGCGCCGTTTCGCTCGTCGTCCACGACGACCTGTCGGCCGAGGACGCCCTCGAACGGTCCGGCCTCGCGGTCGAGGCCTGA
- the trpA gene encoding tryptophan synthase subunit alpha, with translation MGLEDSFDEPAFVPYLAAGDPDFDSSIEYVEALERGGADIIELGLPFSEPIAEGPTIQQAVVRSLEGGMTPERFFEFVEELDVDVPLVCMTYYNLIYQYGPEDAEPVLPFVKRAAEVGLEGFVVPDLPAEEADLLREACDDHGLDLVFIVAPTTKGERLDRIMEQVSGYVYVQARLGVTGARADVSDQTEESLARLEQYDVPKAVGFGISSGEQAADVVAAGADGVIVGSALVDIVAEGHEEDEPTEETAAKLESLARELKEGALAGAQRRPRPEGT, from the coding sequence ATGGGACTTGAGGATTCTTTCGACGAACCGGCCTTCGTCCCCTACCTCGCGGCCGGCGACCCCGATTTCGACTCGTCTATCGAGTACGTCGAGGCCCTCGAACGCGGCGGCGCCGATATCATCGAACTCGGCCTGCCCTTCTCCGAACCCATCGCCGAGGGGCCGACCATCCAGCAGGCCGTCGTCCGGTCGCTGGAGGGCGGGATGACCCCCGAGCGGTTCTTCGAGTTCGTCGAGGAACTGGATGTCGACGTGCCGCTGGTCTGTATGACCTACTACAATCTGATTTATCAGTACGGTCCCGAGGACGCGGAACCCGTCCTCCCCTTTGTCAAACGCGCCGCCGAGGTCGGTCTTGAGGGCTTCGTCGTCCCCGACCTGCCCGCCGAGGAAGCCGACCTGCTTCGGGAGGCCTGCGACGACCACGGTCTCGACCTCGTGTTCATCGTCGCGCCGACGACGAAAGGCGAACGCCTCGACCGCATCATGGAACAGGTTTCGGGCTACGTCTACGTGCAGGCCCGCCTCGGCGTCACGGGCGCCCGTGCGGACGTCTCCGACCAGACCGAGGAGAGCCTCGCACGCCTCGAACAGTACGACGTCCCGAAGGCGGTCGGCTTCGGCATCTCCAGCGGCGAGCAGGCCGCCGACGTCGTTGCGGCGGGCGCCGACGGCGTCATCGTCGGCTCGGCGCTCGTGGATATCGTCGCCGAGGGCCACGAAGAGGACGAACCGACCGAGGAGACGGCCGCGAAACTGGAATCGCTCGCTCGCGAACTGAAGGAGGGCGCCCTCGCCGGCGCGCAACGTCGGCCGCGACCGGAAGGAACATGA
- the trpB gene encoding tryptophan synthase subunit beta: MSKSDTKFGDYGGQYVPEALMPAIEELTDAYERYVLDNEDGFMDEFRERIRDFGGRPTPLQRADQLSERYDTEVYLKREDLLHGGAHKLNNALGQVLLAKYMGKERIIAETGAGQHGTATAMAAAHLDMPCEIYMGRRDINRQRPNVFRMRINGAEVNPVDIGRGTLKEAISETMRDWATTVETTHYVIGSVVGPAPFPAMVRDFQSVISEEARRQSEEQFGDLPGAVVACAGGGSNTMGAFAEFIDDEDVDLYAVEAGGSSLTVDEEEGVAPHSASLSTGEEGVLHGARTKLLQDTHGQIMESHSVSSGLDYSGVGPELAYLVDEGRVIPKNVGDESALEAFHRLSQDEGIIPALETAHAFGFLEDVAGPDGDGSVDLPETVVVNVSGRGDKDLEAVIEETDKRELENAPTMEVFE, from the coding sequence ATGTCTAAATCGGACACGAAATTCGGCGACTACGGCGGCCAGTACGTCCCCGAGGCGTTGATGCCCGCCATCGAGGAGTTGACCGACGCCTACGAGCGGTACGTGCTGGACAACGAGGACGGCTTCATGGACGAGTTCCGCGAGCGCATCCGGGACTTCGGCGGGCGCCCCACCCCGCTGCAGCGGGCCGACCAGCTCTCCGAGCGCTACGACACCGAGGTCTACCTCAAGCGCGAGGACCTGCTGCACGGCGGCGCGCACAAGCTCAACAACGCCCTCGGGCAGGTCCTGCTGGCGAAGTACATGGGCAAAGAGCGCATTATCGCCGAGACCGGCGCCGGCCAGCACGGCACCGCGACGGCGATGGCCGCCGCCCACCTCGATATGCCCTGCGAGATTTACATGGGCCGACGGGACATCAACCGCCAGCGCCCCAACGTGTTCCGGATGCGCATCAACGGCGCCGAGGTCAACCCGGTCGATATCGGCCGCGGCACGCTCAAGGAGGCCATCTCTGAGACCATGCGCGACTGGGCGACCACCGTCGAGACGACCCACTACGTCATCGGGTCGGTCGTCGGGCCCGCCCCCTTCCCGGCGATGGTCCGGGACTTCCAGTCCGTGATTTCGGAGGAGGCACGCCGCCAGTCGGAAGAGCAGTTCGGCGACCTGCCGGGTGCCGTCGTCGCCTGCGCCGGTGGTGGGTCGAACACGATGGGTGCCTTTGCGGAGTTCATCGACGACGAAGACGTCGACCTCTATGCGGTCGAAGCCGGTGGCTCCTCGCTGACCGTCGACGAGGAGGAAGGCGTCGCGCCGCACTCGGCCTCCCTCTCGACGGGCGAGGAGGGCGTCCTCCACGGCGCGCGCACGAAACTCCTGCAGGACACCCACGGCCAGATTATGGAATCCCACAGCGTCTCATCGGGCCTCGACTACTCCGGCGTCGGTCCCGAACTCGCCTACCTCGTCGACGAGGGTCGTGTCATCCCGAAGAACGTCGGCGATGAGTCGGCGCTGGAAGCCTTCCACCGCCTCTCGCAGGACGAAGGTATTATTCCCGCCCTCGAAACCGCCCACGCCTTCGGCTTCCTCGAAGACGTGGCCGGCCCCGACGGCGACGGGTCGGTCGACCTGCCCGAAACCGTCGTCGTCAACGTCTCCGGCCGCGGCGACAAGGACCTCGAAGCCGTCATCGAGGAAACCGACAAGCGCGAGTTGGAGAACGCGCCGACGATGGAGGTCTTTGAGTAA
- the trpC gene encoding indole-3-glycerol phosphate synthase, with protein MDTTNELAPAVRSILEAAAERPGGDERVAVDPRSLPEAFAAAEADGRVPLIAEVKPTSPTTEGERTDDPVALAEAMVDGGAAALSVLTEPEHFGGSPETLRRVREAVDVPVLRKDFIVREEQLDTVEADVVLLIVRFVDDLEGLLEAARERGFQVLVEAHTAEEVEAALDAGADIIGINNRDLAELEVDLGTFERVADSIPAATRESVTLIAESGIESREDVSRMRRAGADGLLVGSAIMDGDVRENTQGLTNV; from the coding sequence ATGGACACAACCAACGAGTTGGCGCCGGCGGTCCGCTCGATTCTGGAGGCGGCCGCCGAGCGGCCCGGCGGTGACGAGCGCGTCGCCGTCGACCCGCGGTCGCTGCCCGAAGCCTTCGCCGCCGCGGAGGCCGACGGTCGCGTCCCCCTCATCGCGGAGGTGAAACCGACCAGTCCGACGACCGAGGGCGAACGAACCGACGACCCGGTCGCGCTCGCCGAGGCCATGGTCGACGGCGGCGCCGCGGCGCTGTCGGTGCTGACCGAACCCGAACACTTCGGCGGGTCGCCCGAGACCCTGCGTCGGGTTCGGGAAGCCGTCGACGTGCCGGTGCTTCGGAAGGACTTCATCGTCCGCGAGGAGCAACTCGATACCGTCGAAGCGGACGTCGTCCTGCTCATCGTCCGCTTCGTCGACGACCTCGAAGGTCTGCTCGAAGCGGCCCGCGAGCGCGGCTTCCAGGTGCTCGTGGAGGCCCACACCGCCGAAGAGGTGGAGGCGGCGCTCGACGCCGGCGCGGATATCATCGGCATCAACAACCGCGACCTCGCGGAACTGGAGGTCGATTTAGGGACGTTCGAGCGGGTCGCCGACTCGATTCCGGCAGCAACTCGCGAGAGCGTCACCCTGATTGCGGAAAGTGGCATAGAGTCACGGGAAGACGTCTCGCGAATGCGCCGTGCGGGGGCCGACGGCCTGCTCGTCGGGTCGGCCATCATGGACGGCGACGTTCGCGAGAACACACAGGGACTCACCAATGTCTAA
- a CDS encoding AMP-binding protein: MTWNITLPTGSYETAREEFNWDVPADYNAAHDLVGKHEDPEARVALFQAYPDGRRETYTFADLDRLSDRFANALADAGIERGDRVGVVLPQVPANPITHLACWKLGAISMPLSVLFGPDALEYRLEDSAATAVLVDTDRYEAVDAASENCPDLEEVIEVDWKHDGGHEAPNSFSNMLTEASPSFEAVDTGPETPAIIMYTSGSTGPPKGALHSHDVWLGHCPAFKMYFELDLAGTVCWTPADWAWIGALGDLLFPAWHYGRPVVGYPMGEFDAETAFDLMEEFRITSAFLPPTAIRMMMNVDADDYDLALEAVCSGGEPLTPEIMEWADSELEGVAMNELYGQTEANLLVSNCQSWFTAKPGSMGKPVPGHDVGIVDSETGEEQPRGEVGEIAVKREGDPVLFEEYWNQPEKTDSVRVAEWHLTGDLAEQDEEGYIWFKSRDDDLIITSGYRVGPGEVEEAILEHPKIEQAGVVGIPDDTRGEVIKAFCQPVAGVEADDGLKEAVRTLVKENLAKHEYPREIEFVDELPTTTTGKIRRTDLRERETD; this comes from the coding sequence ATGACCTGGAACATCACGCTTCCGACCGGCAGTTACGAGACGGCCCGCGAGGAGTTCAACTGGGACGTGCCGGCCGACTACAACGCGGCCCACGATCTCGTCGGCAAGCACGAGGACCCCGAGGCGAGAGTCGCCCTCTTTCAGGCCTATCCGGACGGCCGCCGGGAGACATACACCTTCGCGGACCTCGACCGCCTCTCGGACCGCTTTGCGAACGCGCTCGCGGATGCGGGCATCGAACGCGGCGACCGGGTCGGTGTCGTCCTCCCACAGGTTCCGGCCAACCCGATAACGCATCTGGCCTGCTGGAAACTCGGCGCCATCTCGATGCCGCTGTCGGTGCTGTTCGGCCCCGACGCGCTCGAATACCGCCTCGAAGACAGCGCTGCAACGGCCGTCCTCGTCGATACCGACCGCTACGAGGCCGTCGACGCCGCCAGCGAGAACTGCCCGGACCTCGAGGAGGTCATCGAAGTCGACTGGAAACACGACGGGGGCCACGAGGCGCCGAACTCCTTCAGCAACATGTTGACGGAGGCCTCGCCGTCGTTCGAGGCCGTCGACACTGGCCCGGAGACGCCGGCCATCATCATGTACACCAGCGGATCGACCGGCCCGCCGAAGGGCGCCCTCCACAGCCACGACGTCTGGCTCGGCCACTGTCCGGCCTTCAAGATGTACTTCGAACTCGACCTCGCGGGGACGGTCTGCTGGACGCCCGCGGACTGGGCGTGGATCGGCGCCCTCGGGGACTTGCTGTTTCCGGCGTGGCACTACGGCCGACCCGTCGTCGGCTACCCGATGGGCGAGTTCGACGCCGAAACCGCCTTCGACCTCATGGAGGAGTTCCGAATTACCTCGGCGTTCCTGCCGCCGACGGCCATCCGGATGATGATGAACGTCGACGCCGACGACTACGACCTCGCCCTCGAAGCGGTCTGTTCCGGCGGCGAACCGCTGACGCCCGAGATTATGGAGTGGGCCGATTCGGAACTGGAAGGCGTCGCGATGAACGAACTCTACGGCCAGACGGAGGCGAACCTGCTGGTGTCGAACTGCCAGTCGTGGTTCACCGCGAAACCGGGCAGCATGGGCAAGCCGGTGCCGGGCCACGACGTCGGCATCGTCGATTCGGAGACCGGCGAGGAACAACCGCGCGGCGAGGTCGGCGAAATCGCCGTCAAACGCGAGGGCGACCCCGTCCTCTTCGAGGAGTACTGGAACCAGCCCGAAAAGACCGACAGCGTCCGCGTCGCCGAGTGGCACCTCACGGGTGACCTCGCCGAACAGGACGAGGAGGGCTACATCTGGTTCAAATCACGCGACGACGACCTCATCATCACCAGCGGCTACCGCGTCGGTCCCGGCGAAGTCGAGGAAGCCATCCTCGAACACCCGAAAATCGAACAGGCCGGAGTGGTGGGGATTCCGGACGATACGCGCGGCGAGGTCATCAAGGCCTTCTGCCAACCCGTCGCCGGCGTCGAGGCGGACGATGGCCTCAAGGAGGCGGTCCGCACGCTCGTCAAGGAGAACCTCGCGAAACACGAATACCCGCGCGAAATCGAGTTCGTCGACGAACTGCCGACGACGACGACCGGAAAAATCAGGCGGACGGACCTCCGCGAGCGGGAAACCGACTAA